The following proteins are encoded in a genomic region of Sphingopyxis sp. YF1:
- a CDS encoding wax ester/triacylglycerol synthase family O-acyltransferase, translating to MRLMPVTDAMFLWGESREMPMHIGGINLYTLPDDVDETDWLGEQLALMRQSEGLRRPFSERLKLTPFGQYGPIRLEPDRDIDMHYHVRAAALPRPGRYREMFELASRLHSGLLDRTRPLWEITLISGLPNRQIATFKKVHHALMDGAASIHFYNSMFSPDPRERRTASPLSVEAYEAYKRKFPQPKKPPRPSLTDIAAIGDFLKEQWGNSVGVTKAMNQYLAAMFGLGGEGLVTPFSGVPRTSFNRSITGARRFVAQSWSLDRVRAVGKAYEGTINDAVLGMCSGAMRKYLQSLNELPDKPLKAMAPVSIRPKDDIDSGNSVASVTANLATHVDDPATRMAMIQESMNSAKAQLRAMTAGQIQLYMAITSLPMMLTALTRTADKFPAYSVTISNVPGPREQMYWNGARLDGMYPASIPVDGMAMNITQVSNFRNIDFGITACRRSVPHAQRMIDYLEEALVELEQAAGIKTPKGK from the coding sequence ATGCGGCTGATGCCGGTGACCGACGCGATGTTCCTGTGGGGCGAAAGTCGCGAAATGCCGATGCATATCGGCGGCATCAACCTCTATACCCTGCCCGACGATGTCGACGAGACCGACTGGCTGGGCGAACAGCTCGCACTGATGCGCCAGTCCGAAGGGCTGCGGCGACCGTTCAGCGAACGGCTCAAGCTGACGCCTTTCGGCCAGTACGGACCGATCCGGCTCGAACCCGACCGCGACATCGACATGCATTACCATGTCCGCGCCGCCGCACTGCCCAGGCCGGGGCGCTATCGCGAGATGTTCGAACTCGCCTCGCGGCTCCATTCGGGGCTGCTCGACCGCACCCGGCCCCTGTGGGAAATCACCCTGATCTCGGGCCTGCCCAATCGCCAGATCGCGACCTTCAAGAAAGTGCATCACGCGCTGATGGACGGCGCGGCGAGCATCCATTTCTATAATTCGATGTTCTCGCCCGATCCCAGGGAGCGGCGCACCGCCTCGCCGCTCTCGGTCGAGGCCTATGAAGCGTATAAGCGCAAATTCCCGCAGCCCAAAAAGCCGCCGCGCCCCAGCCTGACCGACATCGCCGCCATCGGCGATTTCCTGAAGGAGCAATGGGGCAACAGCGTCGGCGTCACCAAGGCGATGAACCAGTATCTGGCCGCGATGTTCGGCCTGGGCGGCGAAGGCCTCGTCACGCCCTTTTCCGGCGTGCCGCGTACGAGCTTTAACCGCAGCATTACCGGGGCGCGGCGGTTTGTCGCGCAAAGCTGGTCGCTCGACCGCGTGCGCGCGGTCGGCAAGGCCTATGAGGGGACGATCAACGACGCGGTGCTCGGCATGTGCTCGGGGGCGATGCGCAAATATCTGCAATCGCTGAACGAGCTGCCCGACAAACCGTTGAAGGCGATGGCGCCGGTGTCGATCCGTCCGAAGGACGATATCGATTCGGGCAATTCGGTCGCGTCGGTGACCGCCAATCTCGCGACGCATGTCGACGATCCCGCGACGCGGATGGCGATGATCCAGGAATCGATGAACTCGGCCAAGGCCCAGCTCCGGGCGATGACCGCCGGGCAGATCCAGCTTTATATGGCGATCACCAGCCTGCCGATGATGCTGACCGCATTGACCCGCACCGCCGACAAATTCCCCGCCTATTCGGTGACGATCTCGAACGTTCCCGGCCCGCGCGAGCAGATGTACTGGAACGGCGCGCGGCTCGACGGCATGTATCCCGCGAGCATCCCCGTCGACGGCATGGCGATGAACATCACGCAGGTGTCGAATTTCCGGAATATCGACTTCGGCATCACCGCCTGCCGGCGCAGCGTGCCGCACGCGCAGCGGATGATCGACTATCTGGAGGAGGCGCTGGTCGAGCTGGAGCAGGCGGCGGGGATCAAGACGCCGAAGGGGAAATAG
- a CDS encoding DUF1697 domain-containing protein: MARYVALFGSINVGGNRLKMVDLRAAFEAEGFSNVETVVASGNVLFNHDARPTRGLEEKLGLMVDDRFDMTSAVVVRDRDELAAGVSDNPFAGTNEDRFVHTMYLTDQPSQEQFDRLVGDHLGRGGEKLALGKRMLFLDYGDGVADSKLTGPFIERRLGCKGTARNMRSIARIVAKLDEEKKAK; the protein is encoded by the coding sequence ATGGCGCGCTATGTCGCCCTGTTCGGCAGCATCAATGTCGGCGGCAACCGGCTGAAGATGGTCGACCTGCGCGCGGCGTTCGAGGCCGAAGGCTTCAGCAACGTCGAGACCGTCGTGGCGAGCGGTAATGTGCTGTTCAACCATGACGCGCGGCCGACGCGCGGGCTCGAGGAAAAGCTTGGCCTGATGGTCGACGACCGCTTCGACATGACGAGCGCGGTCGTCGTGCGCGATCGCGACGAACTGGCGGCGGGCGTGTCGGACAACCCTTTTGCGGGGACGAACGAGGACCGGTTCGTCCACACCATGTACCTCACCGACCAGCCGAGCCAGGAGCAGTTCGACCGGCTGGTCGGCGATCACCTGGGCCGCGGGGGCGAAAAGCTCGCGCTCGGCAAGCGCATGCTGTTCCTCGACTATGGTGACGGTGTTGCCGACAGCAAGCTCACCGGTCCCTTCATCGAAAGGCGCTTGGGCTGCAAGGGCACCGCGCGTAACATGCGCTCGATCGCGCGCATCGTCGCGAAACTGGACGAAGAGAAGAAAGCGAAGTGA
- the infB gene encoding translation initiation factor IF-2: MSDEQDKPTLTRKPLGLKRTVEAGQVQQQFSHGRRNTVVVEVKRRRVLGRPGEAAAEPVVEDVQAAPAPAPAPVAPPPAPKPAAPRASENDSLMSRQERQAQLLREAEEARMNALEENRRREEAERARAAEEEKARAEAAVAKAAEPAPAPAPAAPEPEVAPAAEAPAAAPAKPAEGEAAAPRPATTTATAAPAPRRFTPVEAPKRPEPKRPEPKATRGADNRRQSGKLTVTRALNDDEGARARSLAALKRAREKEKRSHVRSTGPREKQVREVVVPDTITVQELANRMAEKGADLVKALFKMGMPVTVNQTIDQDTAELLVTEFGHEIKRVSEADIDIRHDEDVDATTDLKPRAPVVTIMGHVDHGKTSLLDALRGANVQAGEAGGITQHIGAYQVKTPDGSLVTFLDTPGHEAFSEMRQRGANVTDIVILVVAADDGLKPQSIEAINHAKAAGVPIIVAINKVDKDGANPQRVRERLLEHELVVEEMGGDVQNVEVSALKKTGLDKLLDAIAMQAEIMELKANPDRAAEGTVVEAKLDKGRGPVATILVRRGTLKVGDIFVCGAESGRVRALVNDQGKQIKEAGPSMPVEVLGLGGVPMAGDTLTVVENEARAREVAAYRQSEALKKRTAQAPVSLEGMFSALADKAKVIEYPVVIKGDVQGSVEAIVNALNRLSTDEIRVRVLQSGAGAITESDVTLAAATGAPIIGFNVRPNAKAREIANREKVRFMYYDVIYHLTADVAKEMAGELGPERIENVVGRAEVKEVFPAGKRDKAAGLLVLEGSIRKGLHARLTRDDVIVSATTIASLRRFKDDVAEVRAGLECGVVLADTNDIKPGDHLEVFEVELRERTL; encoded by the coding sequence ATGAGTGACGAACAGGACAAGCCGACCCTTACCCGCAAGCCGCTGGGGCTGAAGCGGACGGTCGAGGCCGGACAGGTGCAGCAGCAGTTCAGCCACGGCCGCCGCAACACGGTGGTGGTCGAGGTGAAGCGCCGCCGCGTGCTCGGTCGTCCCGGTGAGGCGGCAGCCGAGCCGGTGGTCGAGGACGTCCAGGCCGCTCCGGCACCAGCGCCCGCTCCGGTCGCGCCGCCCCCCGCACCGAAGCCCGCCGCTCCGCGTGCAAGCGAGAACGACAGCCTGATGTCGCGTCAGGAGCGCCAGGCGCAACTGCTGCGTGAGGCCGAGGAAGCGCGCATGAACGCGCTCGAAGAAAACCGCCGCCGCGAGGAAGCCGAGCGCGCGCGCGCCGCCGAGGAAGAAAAGGCGCGCGCCGAAGCCGCCGTCGCCAAGGCCGCCGAACCGGCCCCGGCGCCCGCGCCGGCTGCGCCCGAGCCTGAAGTCGCACCGGCCGCCGAAGCGCCTGCGGCTGCTCCGGCGAAGCCCGCCGAGGGCGAGGCCGCCGCGCCGCGTCCCGCAACGACGACCGCAACCGCCGCTCCGGCCCCGCGCCGCTTCACGCCCGTCGAGGCGCCGAAGCGTCCCGAACCCAAGCGCCCCGAGCCCAAGGCGACCCGCGGTGCCGACAACCGGCGCCAGTCGGGCAAGCTGACCGTCACGCGCGCGCTCAACGACGATGAGGGCGCGCGCGCGCGCAGCCTCGCCGCGCTGAAGCGCGCCCGCGAAAAGGAAAAGCGCTCGCACGTCCGGTCGACCGGCCCGCGCGAAAAGCAGGTCCGCGAAGTCGTCGTGCCCGACACGATCACGGTGCAGGAACTTGCCAACCGCATGGCCGAAAAGGGCGCGGATCTGGTCAAGGCGCTGTTCAAGATGGGCATGCCCGTCACCGTCAATCAGACGATCGATCAGGATACTGCCGAGCTGCTCGTCACCGAATTCGGACACGAGATCAAGCGCGTGAGCGAGGCCGACATCGACATCCGGCATGACGAGGACGTCGACGCCACGACCGACCTCAAGCCGCGCGCACCCGTCGTGACGATCATGGGTCACGTCGACCACGGCAAGACCAGCCTGCTCGACGCGCTGCGCGGCGCGAATGTGCAGGCGGGCGAGGCCGGCGGCATCACCCAGCATATCGGTGCCTATCAGGTGAAGACCCCCGACGGCAGTCTGGTCACCTTCCTTGATACGCCGGGTCACGAGGCTTTTTCGGAGATGCGCCAGCGCGGTGCCAACGTTACAGACATCGTGATCCTGGTGGTCGCCGCCGACGACGGACTGAAGCCGCAGTCGATCGAGGCGATCAACCATGCGAAGGCGGCCGGCGTGCCGATCATCGTCGCGATCAATAAGGTCGACAAGGACGGCGCCAATCCGCAGCGTGTCCGCGAACGCCTGCTCGAGCACGAGCTGGTGGTCGAGGAAATGGGCGGCGACGTCCAGAATGTCGAAGTGTCGGCGCTCAAGAAGACCGGCCTCGACAAGCTGCTCGACGCGATCGCGATGCAGGCCGAGATCATGGAGCTCAAGGCCAACCCCGACCGCGCCGCCGAAGGCACGGTGGTCGAGGCGAAGCTCGACAAGGGCCGTGGCCCGGTTGCGACGATCCTCGTCCGCCGCGGCACGCTCAAGGTCGGCGACATCTTCGTCTGCGGCGCCGAGAGCGGCCGCGTGCGCGCGCTGGTCAACGACCAGGGCAAGCAGATCAAGGAAGCCGGACCGTCGATGCCGGTCGAGGTCCTCGGCCTCGGCGGCGTGCCGATGGCGGGTGATACGCTGACCGTCGTCGAGAATGAGGCGCGCGCCCGCGAAGTCGCGGCCTATCGCCAGAGCGAAGCGCTCAAGAAGCGGACCGCGCAGGCGCCGGTCAGCCTCGAAGGCATGTTCTCGGCGCTCGCCGACAAGGCGAAGGTCATCGAATATCCGGTGGTCATCAAGGGCGATGTGCAGGGGTCGGTCGAAGCGATCGTCAACGCGCTCAACCGCCTGTCGACCGACGAGATTCGCGTTCGCGTGCTCCAGTCGGGCGCCGGCGCGATCACCGAGAGCGATGTGACGCTGGCCGCCGCGACGGGCGCACCGATCATCGGCTTCAACGTCCGTCCGAACGCCAAGGCGCGTGAGATCGCGAACCGCGAAAAAGTGCGCTTCATGTATTATGACGTGATCTATCACCTGACCGCGGACGTCGCGAAGGAGATGGCGGGCGAGCTGGGTCCGGAGCGCATCGAAAATGTCGTCGGCCGCGCCGAGGTCAAGGAGGTCTTCCCGGCCGGAAAGCGCGACAAGGCCGCCGGCCTGCTCGTGCTCGAAGGCTCGATCCGCAAGGGCCTCCATGCGCGTCTCACCCGCGACGACGTCATCGTCTCGGCGACGACCATCGCCTCGCTGCGTCGCTTCAAGGACGATGTCGCCGAAGTTCGCGCCGGTCTGGAGTGCGGCGTCGTGCTGGCCGACACCAACGACATCAAGCCGGGCGATCACCTCGAAGTCTTCGAGGTCGAGCTGCGCGAACGGACGCTCTGA
- a CDS encoding DUF448 domain-containing protein, whose translation MRTPRNDQLNDTGRAGKRGQHVPERRCVVTGEVSPAERLVRLALGPDGGIAPDIHGKAPGRGAWIGVDRAALEAAQAKGKLKGGLARALHEGQFSIPDDLGARIEAQLARATLDRLGLESRSGTLISGAEKIEQAARRGQVRLLLHANDAGPDGRKKLAQAWRVGEDDEGSGREGHVLPVDRHTLSMALGRENAVHLALTDARAAIRVLAHLSRWQFFAGWSRDAANRDSDPHAPPPAGEENIGAEPDGTAASDAF comes from the coding sequence ATGCGGACCCCGCGCAATGATCAGCTGAACGACACCGGCCGCGCGGGGAAGCGCGGACAGCATGTGCCCGAGCGGCGCTGCGTGGTCACCGGCGAGGTTTCGCCGGCCGAAAGGCTCGTGCGCCTCGCGCTCGGACCCGACGGCGGCATTGCGCCGGATATTCACGGCAAGGCGCCCGGGCGCGGGGCGTGGATCGGCGTCGATCGCGCCGCGCTCGAAGCGGCGCAGGCGAAGGGCAAGCTGAAAGGCGGCCTCGCGCGTGCGCTGCACGAGGGGCAGTTCAGCATCCCCGACGATCTCGGTGCGCGGATCGAGGCACAGCTCGCGCGCGCAACGCTCGACCGGCTCGGGCTCGAATCGCGTTCGGGTACATTGATCAGCGGCGCCGAGAAGATCGAACAGGCGGCGCGCCGCGGACAGGTGCGCCTGCTGCTCCACGCGAACGATGCCGGTCCCGACGGGCGCAAGAAACTGGCGCAGGCGTGGCGCGTCGGCGAGGACGACGAGGGGTCGGGCCGCGAAGGGCACGTCTTGCCGGTGGACCGGCACACCCTATCTATGGCATTGGGGCGGGAGAATGCGGTGCATCTGGCGTTGACCGACGCCCGCGCCGCGATCCGCGTGCTGGCGCATTTGAGCCGCTGGCAGTTTTTCGCCGGATGGAGTAGGGACGCGGCCAACCGCGATTCCGACCCGCACGCCCCGCCGCCTGCCGGCGAGGAAAATATTGGGGCGGAGCCAGACGGCACCGCCGCTTCGGACGCGTTTTGA
- the rbfA gene encoding 30S ribosome-binding factor RbfA, with the protein MKKGEKDQGPSVRVLRVGEQVRHVLSEIIARGDVHDDVLATHPVSITEVRMSPDLRHATVFVKPLLGKDEDAVIKALRTNTAYLQKTVASKVRMKYAAKLKFLADESFDEASHIEKLLRDPKVARDLERGDDEAEG; encoded by the coding sequence GTGAAGAAGGGCGAAAAGGATCAGGGGCCGTCGGTCCGCGTGCTGCGCGTCGGCGAGCAGGTGCGCCATGTGCTGAGCGAGATCATCGCGCGCGGCGACGTGCACGACGATGTGCTCGCGACGCATCCGGTGAGCATCACCGAAGTGCGCATGTCGCCCGACCTGCGCCACGCGACGGTGTTCGTGAAGCCGCTGCTCGGCAAGGACGAGGATGCGGTGATCAAGGCGCTGCGCACCAACACCGCGTACCTCCAGAAGACGGTCGCGTCGAAGGTGCGGATGAAATATGCCGCGAAGCTGAAATTTCTCGCCGACGAAAGCTTCGACGAGGCGAGCCATATCGAAAAACTGCTGCGCGATCCGAAGGTGGCGCGGGATTTGGAGCGCGGAGACGACGAAGCTGAGGGCTGA
- the rimP gene encoding ribosome maturation protein RimP, which yields MDLVDFDALNAIIAPEAEAMGLALVRVAFFGGDSDPTLQVMAERPDTRQLTIDDCADLSRRISDRLDALEEAGKDPIDVAYRLEVSSPGIDRPLTRRADFADWAGHEAKIALKEKRDGRQRFNGELIGIDGDVVTISDKEGVEHSLPFDAIDTAKLVLTDKLIAATVPLSTEGADDMEEEGQD from the coding sequence ATGGACTTGGTCGATTTCGACGCTCTCAATGCGATCATCGCGCCCGAAGCCGAGGCGATGGGGCTGGCGCTTGTGCGCGTCGCCTTTTTCGGCGGCGACAGCGATCCGACCTTGCAGGTGATGGCTGAGCGTCCCGACACGCGCCAGCTGACGATCGACGATTGCGCCGACCTGTCGCGCCGCATCTCGGACCGGCTCGACGCGCTTGAGGAAGCGGGCAAGGACCCGATCGACGTCGCCTACCGGCTCGAAGTCTCGTCGCCCGGCATCGACCGGCCGCTGACGCGCCGCGCCGACTTCGCCGACTGGGCGGGGCACGAAGCGAAGATCGCACTCAAGGAGAAGCGCGATGGACGCCAGCGCTTCAACGGCGAACTGATCGGCATCGACGGCGATGTCGTGACGATTTCGGATAAGGAAGGGGTGGAGCACAGCCTGCCGTTCGACGCGATCGACACCGCGAAGCTGGTTCTCACCGACAAATTGATTGCCGCAACCGTCCCGCTCTCGACCGAGGGCGCCGACGACATGGAAGAAGAAGGACAGGACTGA
- the nusA gene encoding transcription termination factor NusA, whose product MATAISANKAELLAIANSVASEKMIDKGIVIEAIEEAIQRAARARYGAENDIRAKLDPQTGDLRLWRVVEVVEQVEDYFKQVDLAAGQKLQKDAKIGDFIVDPLPAVDLGRIDAQSAKQVIFQKVREADRERQYEEFKDRSGEIITGVVKSVEFGHIVVNLGRAEGVIRRDQQIPRELMRVGDRVRALILSVRRENRGPQIFLSRAHPDFMKKLFAQEVPEIYDGIIEIKAAARDPGSRAKIGVISYDGSIDPVGACVGMKGSRVQAVVQEMQGEKIDIIPWSEDTATFVVNALQPATVQRVVIDEDDGRIEVVVPDDQLSLAIGRRGQNVRLASQLTGSQIDIMTEADASEKRHREFVERSTMFQEELDVDETLAQLLVAEGFGELEEVAYVPLDELASIEGFDEELAEELQSRATEALERREEAARQERRGLGVEDDLAEIPHLTEAMLVVLGKAGIKTLDDLADLATDELIAKKRQDNRRGPSRDRPEDKGGVLGEYGLSEEQGNEIIMAARAHWFDDEPAADAPQAGEAADADPAQ is encoded by the coding sequence ATGGCCACTGCCATTTCCGCCAACAAGGCCGAACTGCTCGCGATTGCCAACAGCGTCGCCAGCGAGAAGATGATCGACAAGGGGATCGTCATCGAGGCCATCGAGGAAGCGATCCAGCGTGCGGCGCGTGCGCGCTACGGTGCCGAGAACGACATTCGTGCGAAGCTCGATCCGCAGACGGGCGACCTCCGTCTGTGGCGCGTCGTCGAGGTGGTCGAGCAGGTCGAGGACTATTTCAAGCAGGTCGACCTCGCCGCGGGCCAGAAGCTGCAGAAGGACGCCAAGATCGGCGACTTCATCGTCGACCCGCTGCCCGCGGTTGATTTGGGCCGCATCGACGCCCAGTCGGCGAAGCAGGTGATCTTCCAGAAGGTGCGCGAGGCCGATCGCGAGCGCCAGTATGAAGAGTTCAAGGACCGCAGCGGCGAGATCATCACCGGTGTCGTCAAATCGGTCGAGTTCGGCCACATCGTCGTCAACCTCGGTCGCGCCGAAGGCGTGATCCGCCGCGATCAGCAGATCCCGCGCGAACTGATGCGCGTCGGTGACCGCGTCCGTGCACTGATCCTGTCGGTGCGCCGCGAAAATCGCGGACCGCAGATTTTCCTGAGCCGTGCGCACCCCGACTTCATGAAGAAGCTGTTCGCGCAGGAAGTGCCCGAAATCTACGACGGCATCATCGAGATCAAGGCGGCCGCCCGTGACCCGGGTTCGCGCGCGAAGATCGGCGTGATCAGCTACGACGGCAGCATCGACCCCGTCGGCGCCTGCGTCGGCATGAAGGGCAGCCGCGTCCAGGCGGTCGTCCAGGAAATGCAGGGCGAAAAGATCGACATCATCCCTTGGTCCGAAGACACCGCGACCTTCGTCGTCAACGCGCTCCAGCCCGCGACGGTGCAGCGCGTCGTGATCGACGAGGATGACGGCCGCATCGAGGTTGTCGTTCCCGACGACCAGCTCAGCCTCGCCATCGGCCGCCGCGGCCAGAATGTCCGTCTCGCCAGCCAGCTGACCGGCAGCCAGATCGACATCATGACCGAGGCCGATGCGAGCGAGAAGCGCCATCGCGAATTCGTCGAACGCTCGACGATGTTCCAGGAAGAGCTCGACGTCGACGAAACGCTCGCGCAGCTGCTCGTCGCCGAAGGCTTCGGCGAACTCGAGGAAGTCGCTTACGTGCCGCTCGATGAACTGGCGAGCATCGAAGGCTTCGACGAGGAGCTGGCCGAGGAGCTGCAGAGCCGCGCGACCGAAGCGCTCGAACGCCGCGAGGAAGCTGCGCGTCAGGAACGCCGCGGCCTCGGCGTCGAGGACGATCTCGCCGAAATCCCGCACCTGACCGAAGCGATGCTCGTCGTGCTCGGCAAGGCGGGGATCAAGACGCTCGACGACCTCGCCGATCTCGCGACCGACGAACTGATCGCCAAGAAGCGCCAGGACAACCGCCGCGGCCCGTCGCGCGATCGCCCCGAAGACAAGGGCGGGGTGCTCGGCGAATATGGCCTGAGCGAGGAACAGGGCAACGAGATCATCATGGCGGCGCGCGCACACTGGTTCGACGACGAACCGGCCGCCGACGCGCCGCAAGCCGGGGAGGCCGCCGATGCGGACCCCGCGCAATGA
- a CDS encoding cell wall hydrolase — MKPELNLAAHSPWLDPAGASARAAPDRRWWIGLALASLLACLALVATSGQLRAFAPGSYSVSVPLEFKPYDPTRWAIMNAEDYEAALKLDPTLPDPDSVGYGDAAALPPTDPATLRQEAFVGPPAKPYVFRGVTALDRERAHYCLTAAIYYEAASETDDGMRGVAQTVINRVRHPSFPNTVCGVVFQGSQRVGVCQFTFSCDGAMARAPSKPNWLRASRIAAAALNGYVFPGVGLATHYHTQAIWPRWGKSLVMTNIVGAHIFHRWRGRWGMPDAFRAPYLGREPVPGPYTPVAQQLAVLSGKGAGIDAALFPEGSGAAAPLPATAAAPTPQAMTQAERPIGTPAAPAATAPAYADPRLNQSGQIREEFNKSGEWRK; from the coding sequence ATGAAGCCCGAACTCAACCTCGCCGCGCATTCGCCCTGGCTCGACCCGGCCGGGGCGAGCGCGCGGGCTGCGCCCGACCGGCGCTGGTGGATCGGGCTGGCACTCGCCAGCCTCCTCGCGTGCCTCGCGCTCGTCGCGACGAGTGGCCAGCTCCGCGCCTTTGCGCCCGGCTCCTACAGCGTCTCGGTCCCGCTCGAATTCAAACCCTATGACCCGACGCGCTGGGCGATCATGAATGCCGAGGATTACGAAGCGGCGCTCAAGCTCGACCCGACGCTGCCCGATCCCGACAGCGTCGGTTATGGCGATGCCGCCGCGCTGCCCCCCACCGATCCTGCGACGCTCCGCCAGGAAGCCTTTGTCGGCCCGCCCGCCAAACCCTATGTCTTTCGCGGCGTCACCGCGCTCGACCGCGAGCGCGCCCATTATTGCCTGACCGCCGCCATCTATTATGAGGCGGCATCGGAAACCGACGACGGGATGCGCGGGGTCGCCCAGACGGTGATCAACCGCGTCCGCCACCCGAGTTTTCCCAACACGGTGTGCGGCGTCGTCTTCCAGGGATCGCAGCGCGTCGGCGTTTGCCAGTTCACCTTTTCATGCGACGGCGCGATGGCGCGCGCGCCGAGCAAGCCCAACTGGCTGCGCGCAAGCCGCATCGCCGCGGCCGCACTCAATGGCTATGTCTTCCCCGGCGTCGGGCTCGCGACCCATTACCACACACAAGCGATCTGGCCGCGGTGGGGCAAGAGCCTGGTGATGACCAACATCGTCGGCGCGCACATCTTTCACCGCTGGCGCGGGCGCTGGGGCATGCCCGACGCCTTCCGCGCGCCCTATCTCGGCCGCGAACCGGTGCCGGGCCCCTATACGCCGGTCGCCCAGCAGCTCGCGGTGCTGTCGGGCAAGGGCGCCGGGATCGATGCCGCACTGTTCCCCGAAGGCAGCGGCGCGGCCGCCCCGCTTCCCGCAACCGCAGCCGCGCCGACTCCGCAGGCGATGACACAGGCCGAACGCCCGATCGGCACCCCGGCCGCACCGGCGGCGACGGCGCCCGCCTACGCCGACCCCCGGCTCAACCAGTCGGGTCAGATCCGCGAGGAGTTCAACAAGAGCGGCGAGTGGCGGAAATAG
- a CDS encoding DUF1971 domain-containing protein, giving the protein MFIDRGPALPDGAWAYRTIGPFAADTIPAGLLRMHNLKAGAWGVLTVEAGAVRFCWDDDVGGARALAAGDAMLVPPLVPHHLERTGPVTLRIAFHAPPA; this is encoded by the coding sequence ATGTTCATCGACCGCGGCCCTGCACTGCCCGATGGCGCGTGGGCCTACCGCACGATCGGGCCCTTCGCGGCCGACACCATCCCCGCGGGCCTGCTGCGGATGCACAATCTCAAGGCGGGGGCGTGGGGGGTACTCACGGTCGAGGCCGGCGCGGTGCGTTTTTGCTGGGACGACGATGTCGGGGGCGCACGCGCGCTCGCGGCGGGCGATGCGATGCTCGTTCCGCCGCTGGTGCCGCATCATCTCGAACGCACCGGCCCGGTGACGCTGCGCATCGCCTTTCACGCGCCGCCCGCTTGA